The following proteins come from a genomic window of Elusimicrobiota bacterium:
- the secE gene encoding preprotein translocase subunit SecE, with protein sequence MNEWIKAAIRFFKDSYAELGKVTWLSRREAVASTIIVIILVVIVSIFVGFIDFLLARILGIIL encoded by the coding sequence ATGAATGAATGGATAAAAGCTGCGATTCGATTTTTCAAGGATTCTTATGCAGAGCTAGGCAAAGTTACTTGGCTTTCGCGCAGAGAAGCAGTTGCTTCAACTATAATTGTTATAATTTTGGTAGTTATAGTGTCTATTTTTGTGGGTTTCATTGATTTTTTATTGGCTCGAATTCTTGGAATAATACTTTAA
- the nusG gene encoding transcription termination/antitermination protein NusG: MANQWYVVHTYSGYEDRVKTNLEKAVNNLSLQERISQILVPTEDVVEIKNNKKRFRKRKFYPGYVFIEMTIDNETYWLVRNTAGVTGFLGGIKPVPMPEEEVKNLMETISPVSGARPKPAISFEKEENVRIIEGPFKHFIGIVEEINEEKGKLKVMVTIFGRPTPVELDFLQVEKL; the protein is encoded by the coding sequence ATGGCTAATCAATGGTATGTAGTTCACACTTATTCAGGATACGAAGACCGCGTTAAAACTAACTTGGAAAAAGCAGTCAATAACCTTTCCCTTCAGGAACGCATATCTCAGATCCTGGTCCCGACAGAAGATGTCGTTGAAATAAAAAACAATAAAAAGAGATTTAGAAAAAGAAAATTCTATCCCGGATATGTTTTTATTGAAATGACAATAGATAATGAAACCTATTGGCTCGTCAGAAATACTGCCGGAGTTACCGGTTTTCTTGGAGGCATAAAACCCGTTCCAATGCCTGAAGAAGAAGTGAAAAATCTGATGGAAACAATCAGCCCAGTATCAGGCGCCAGACCTAAACCGGCTATCAGTTTTGAAAAAGAAGAAAACGTAAGAATTATTGAAGGTCCGTTCAAGCATTTTATAGGTATTGTAGAAGAAATAAATGAGGAAAAAGGAAAACTAAAAGTGATGGTAACTATTTTCGGACGACCGACTCCTGTAGAGTTGGATTTCCTTCAGGTTGAAAAACTATAA
- the rpmG gene encoding 50S ribosomal protein L33, producing MASERIIMILACSVCKDRNYYYAKGKKKEGKLEVKKFCRYCGKHTLHKETK from the coding sequence ATGGCATCTGAAAGAATTATAATGATACTGGCTTGTTCTGTATGCAAAGATAGAAATTACTATTATGCGAAAGGGAAAAAGAAGGAAGGGAAATTGGAAGTAAAAAAGTTTTGCCGTTATTGCGGCAAGCATACCTTGCATAAGGAAACGAAATAA
- the rplK gene encoding 50S ribosomal protein L11 — MPPKKVKTQIKLQIPAGNANPAPPVGPALGQQGVNIMDFCKQFNSKTASQEPGMLIPVVITVYEDRSFTFITKMPPVSSLVKKAAGVAKASGTPNREKAGKLTLKQVEEIAKHKMPDLNANDIEAAKKMVIGTAKSMGIEVEEK; from the coding sequence ATGCCGCCAAAAAAGGTTAAAACACAAATCAAACTTCAAATACCAGCAGGTAACGCAAATCCTGCTCCCCCTGTAGGTCCTGCATTAGGACAGCAAGGCGTAAATATTATGGACTTCTGCAAACAATTCAATTCAAAAACCGCTTCTCAGGAACCTGGAATGCTTATTCCTGTTGTCATAACTGTTTATGAAGACAGGTCATTCACATTCATTACGAAAATGCCTCCGGTTTCTTCATTGGTAAAAAAAGCCGCGGGAGTCGCCAAAGCATCCGGAACCCCTAACCGTGAAAAAGCCGGAAAATTGACTTTAAAACAAGTTGAAGAAATAGCAAAGCATAAAATGCCGGATTTGAATGCCAATGATATTGAAGCTGCGAAAAAAATGGTTATTGGAACGGCAAAAAGCATGGGAATAGAAGTAGAAGAAAAATAA
- the rplA gene encoding 50S ribosomal protein L1, with translation MSKRLEEISKLVDKTKLYTVEEAVSLAKQTAKAKFDETIEMHVRLSIDPKQSDQNVRGVVTLPNGIGKNRKVAVIAKGEKVKEAESSGADFTGFEDIIEKISKGWFDFDVLVATPDTMKDLSKLGKVLGPKGLMPNPKSGTVTFEIAQTIKELKLGRVEYKNDSYGIVHSPIGKASFDPDKLAENARTLLSAILKSKPASSKGQYLKSISVSSTMGPGIKVNPNIKI, from the coding sequence ATGAGTAAACGATTGGAAGAAATTTCAAAACTTGTAGACAAAACAAAACTTTATACCGTTGAAGAGGCGGTCAGCCTTGCAAAACAGACTGCAAAAGCAAAATTTGACGAAACTATTGAAATGCATGTCCGTTTAAGCATTGATCCGAAACAAAGCGACCAAAATGTTCGCGGAGTAGTGACTCTTCCCAATGGAATAGGTAAAAATAGAAAAGTTGCCGTTATAGCAAAAGGCGAGAAAGTAAAAGAAGCCGAATCAAGCGGAGCCGATTTTACCGGGTTTGAAGATATTATTGAAAAAATTTCAAAAGGCTGGTTTGATTTTGATGTTTTAGTCGCAACTCCGGACACTATGAAAGATCTGAGCAAGCTCGGAAAAGTATTAGGCCCAAAGGGCCTTATGCCAAATCCCAAATCCGGGACGGTAACTTTTGAAATAGCTCAAACTATTAAAGAACTTAAACTCGGAAGAGTAGAATACAAAAACGATTCGTATGGAATTGTTCATTCGCCTATAGGCAAAGCTTCTTTTGATCCTGATAAGCTTGCTGAAAATGCAAGAACTTTGCTTTCTGCTATACTTAAATCGAAACCCGCTAGTTCGAAAGGCCAGTATTTAAAGAGCATCTCAGTTTCATCAACCATGGGACCTGGAATAAAGGTCAATCCTAATATTAAAATTTAA